A single region of the Salvia miltiorrhiza cultivar Shanhuang (shh) chromosome 8, IMPLAD_Smil_shh, whole genome shotgun sequence genome encodes:
- the LOC130998603 gene encoding uncharacterized protein LOC130998603 has product MLQCISQDIVNAIDAVSNTKEIIQKFRENGWSGLLEKVKRFCEQRDIEIPDMNGVRRSSRGRAPNNPVTWEHHYRVDIFYGTIDCILQELGFRFNEDAIELLKLSSSLDPRRGYELFSIDDICKLVEKYYPADFSSQDKLHLKYQLELYELDIRKSAHFQHVETLPELCQLLSKTGKSAIYYLVDRLIRLILTLPVSTATSERAFSAMKIVKTRLRNKMEDDFLSSSLIMFIEREIAQSFDVDSIIDEFDLMKTRRSQLKIGCK; this is encoded by the coding sequence ATGTTGCAGTGCATATCCCAAGATATTGTTAATGCAATCGATGCAGTATCGAATACAAAAGAGATCATCCAAAAATTCCGAGAAAACGGTTGGAGTGGGTTACTAGAAAAGGTGAAGAGGTTTTGTGAGCAGCGAGATATTGAAATTCCTGACATGAATGGTGTGCGTCGATCAAGTAGAGGTCGTGCTCCGAACAATCCTGTCACGTGGGAGCACCATTATCGAGTCGACATCTTCTATGGAACAATAGATTGCATATTGCAAGAATTGGGATTTAGATTCAATGAAGATGCAATTGAGTTGTTAAAGTTGAGTTCATCTTTGGATCCACGACGTGGGTATGAATTGTTTAGTATTGATGATATTTGCAAGCTAGTTGAGAAGTACTATCCGGCTGATTTTTCAAGTCAAGATAAGCTGCATCTTAAGTATCAACTCGAACTTTATGAGCTTGACATTCGAAAAAGTGCACATTTTCAACATGTTGAGACACTTCCTGAATTATGTCAACTATTATCAAAGACAGGTAAGTCAGCCATTTACTATCTTGTTGACAGGTTGATTAGACTTATTTTGACTCTTCCGGTTTCAACGGCAACATCAGAACGTGCATTCTCCGCCATGAAAATTGTGAAGACAAGGTTGCGGAATAAAATGGAAGATGACTTCTTGTCTAGTTCTCTGATAATGTTTATCGAGAGAGAAATTGCTCAGAGCTTTGATGTTGACTCAATTATAGATGAGTTTGATCTCATGAAAACTCGTAGATCGCAACTTAAAATTGGTTGCAAGTGA
- the LOC130996943 gene encoding carboxylesterase 1-like, whose protein sequence is MSSSDSTQTQSISDPYANLGLTKNSDGSFTRTAEFNPTTAACSDPPSSTPLLTKDVPINPHNNTWARIYLPRRKSSSPKLPLVLFFHGGGFVVASAASTFFQSFCSEIALHLPAVMVSVDYRNAPEHRLPAAYDDCTEALLWLKSGDEWLSEHADLSNCYIMGNSAGGNIALRVGLQASRRVDELAPARIRGLILHQPFFGGEERTASEIRLAENKVIPLLMTDVIWELALPVGANRDHEFSNPSMELKLDEVINERWRILVTGYEGDPLIDRQKEVARLLREKGVSVREDFRDGGSHGIEFYDDSFATVFCRVLKSFILAV, encoded by the coding sequence ATGTCTTCATCGGATTCCACACAAACCCAATCCATTTCCGACCCCTACGCCAACCTCGGCCTCACCAAAAACTCCGACGGTTCCTTCACACGCACCGCCGAATTCAATCCCACCACCGCCGCCTGCTCCGATCCACCCAGCTCAACTCCCCTCCTCACCAAGGACGTCCCCATCAACCCACACAACAACACCTGGGCCCGAATCTACCTCCCCCGCCGTAAATCCTCCTCCCCCAAACTGCCCCTCGTACTCTTCTTCCACGGCGGAGGCTTCGTCGTCGCCAGCGCCGCCTCGACCTTCTTCCAGAGCTTCTGCTCCGAGATCGCCCTCCACCTCCCCGCGGTCATGGTGTCGGTCGACTACCGCAACGCGCCGGAGCACCGCCTCCCCGCGGCCTACGACGACTGCACGGAGGCGCTGCTCTGGCTCAAATCCGGCGACGAGTGGCTCAGCGAGCACGCCGACCTCTCAAACTGCTACATCATGGGCAACAGCGCGGGCGGAAACATCGCGCTCCGCGTGGGGCTGCAGGCGTCGCGGCGCGTGGACGAGCTGGCGCCGGCGAGGATCCGAGGGCTGATTCTGCACCAGCCGTTCTTCGGCGGGGAGGAGCGGACGGCGTCGGAGATCCGGCTGGCCGAGAATAAGGTGATCCCGTTGCTGATGACGGATGTGATTTGGGAGCTGGCGCTGCCGGTTGGGGCTAATCGCGATCACGAATTCTCAAACCCTAGCATGGAATTGAAATTGGATGAGGTGATAAATGAGCGGTGGAGGATCTTGGTGACCGGCTACGAAGGTGACCCGCTGATTGATCGGCAAAAGGAGGTGGCGAGATTGTTGAGAGAGAAAGGTGTGTCGGTGAGGGAGGATTTTAGAGACGGAGGGTCCCATGGGatagagttttatgatgattcATTTGCTACTGTGTTTTGTCGTGTTTTGAAGAGTTTTATACTTGCTGTTTGA
- the LOC130996940 gene encoding mevalonate kinase-like gives MEVRARAPGKIILAGEHAVVHGSTAVAAAIDLYTYVSLRFPTPEDNDDALKLQLKDVDLEFSWPVGKLKEVLPELGGKSASSPSSCSLETAKAIDALVEELNLADAKIGLASGISAFLWLYTSIHGNKPAKVVVNSELPLGSGLGSSAALCVALSAALLALSDSLKLDFSHQGWQTFGDSELDLVNKWAFEGEKMIHGRPSGIDNTVSTFGNMIKFRSGELTRIKTNMPLKMLVTNTKVGRNTRALVAGVSERAARHGGAMTSVFKAVDSISNEVAAIIQSPVSDDLAITEKEEKLGELMEMNQGLLQCMGVSHGSIETVIKTTLKYKLATKLTGAGGGGCVLTLLPTLLAGTVVDKVIAELEESGFQCLIAGIGGRGMEISFSGFS, from the exons ATGGAGGTCAGAGCCAGAGCGCCTGGGAAAATCATACTCGCCGGCGAGCACGCCGTCGTTCACGGATccaccgccgtcgccgccgccatCGATCTCTACACTTATGTATCTCTCCGCTTCCCCACTCCCGAGG ATAACGACGATGCACTAAAACTCCAGCTCAAGGATGTGGACTTGGAATTTTCTTGGCCAGTTGGAAAGCTTAAGGAAGTTCTGCCTGAACTGGGCGGCAAGTCTGCTTCCTCACCTTCATCATGTTCATTAGAGACCGCAAAAGCAATTGATGCATTAGTTGAAGAGCTAAATTTAGCAGATGCTAAGATTGGACTTGCTTCAGGAATTTCAGCTTTCCTTTGGCTGTATACATCAATTCATGG tAATAAGCCAGCTAAAGTTGTTGTCAATTCTGAGCTACCATTAGGCTCTGGCTTGGGTTCGTCTGCTGCTCTTTGTGTTGCACTGTCTGCTGCCCTCCTTGCACTATCTGATTCTTTGAAACTTGATTTTAGCCATCAAGGTTGGCAAACATTTGGGGACAGTGAACTAGATCTGGTAAACAAATGGGCATTTGAAGGTGAAAAGATGATCCATGGGAGACCATCTGGGATAGACAATACAGTAAGCACCTTCG GAAACATGATAAAATTTAGGTCTGGCGAACTCACACGTATCAAGACGAATATGCCTTTGAAGATGCTCGTTACTAACACGAAAGTTGGAAGAAATACAAGAGCATTGGTAGCTGGTGTGTCAGAAAGGGCAGCGAGGCATGGTGGTGCCATGACCTCTGTATTTAAAGCTGTTGATTCTATCAGCAATGAGGTGGCTGCCATCATCCAGTCACCAGTTTCTGATGATCTTGCTATAACTGAGAAAGAGGAAAAACTAGGGGAGCTGATGGAGATGAATCAGGGATTACTCCAGTGCATGGGAGTCAGCCACGGTTCTATTGAGACTGTGATCAAAACTACGTTAAAATACAAGCTAGCCACTAAACTAACAGGAGCTGGTGGAGGAGGCTGCGTTCTCACACTGCTACCTACTC TATTAGCAGGAACGGTGGTTGACAAAGTAATTGCAGAGCTAGAAGAAAGTGGATTCCAATGTTTGATCGCCGGAATAGGTGGAAGAGGCATGGAGATTAGCTTTAGTGGATTCTCTTAA
- the LOC130998604 gene encoding uncharacterized protein LOC130998604, protein MDHLETSQTKEDEVITHLQKDDQNGYTSHSLILQKKMVDKLVEKIKNKTVDIQTFQGFSRGRLDQVLQSLSPFKRRHHVFFGTTAGSYTPIDIAICDKRITNTKDSVLGAFSGNLYAKQIIAELYLQIAYNLQDAAFSRALTLYQDYKRNDLLTGENRPYSITYQVSYALSNSHHTNLFLGKDFIEIPEICKEVAKAMSPDQVEILQIREKLTSKSETSMC, encoded by the exons ATGGATCATctggagacgagtcagactaaagaagatgAGGTTATTACCCACCTGCAGAAGGACGATCAGAATGGATATACCAGCCATTCTCTGATCCTGCAGAAAAAGATGGTGGATAAACTCGTAgaaaaaatcaagaataaaacCGTGGATATACAAACATTCCAAGGGTTTTCAAGAGGAAGATTGGATCAAGTTCTACAaagcttgagtccattcaaaagAAGGCATCATGTTTTCTTCGGCACAACAGCCGGGAGCT ATACACCAATCGACATTGCGATTTGTGATAAAAGAATCACAAATACGAAAGATTCAGTATTGGGAGCCTTCTCAGGCAATCTTTATGCTAAGCAGATTATAGCCGAGTTGTACctacagatcgcttataatcttcaagatgcagccttcagccgagccctaaCACtatatcaggactacaaaaggAATGATCTTTTAACGGGAGAAAATAGGCCATATTCGATTACGTATCAAGTGTcatatgccctatcaaattcccaccACACGAATCTATTTTTGGGAAAAGATTTTATTGAAATCCCAGAAATATGCAAGGAGGTGGCCAAGGCAATGAGCCCTGACCAAGTTGAAATCCTACAAATAAGGGAAAAATTGACATCCAAGTCGGAAACAAGCATGTGTTGA